The nucleotide sequence CGTCTGCTTTAGTTTTTTCAGGATCGTCTACTCCCCTGATTATTTTATTTACTAACACACCGGAAATTGCTTTTCTAAACCCAAGTTTTTCGGTAATATCGATTACTGCCTGAACCTCATCATCTTCATTGATCCCGTCAGCCAAAAGCATTTCTACAAGATCATACACTCTGTCAAATCTGGCAGAGTCATTGTCTGGAACTTTAAATTTTATAGGCTTATCACTTTTAATAATTTTTTTCACCTTCTCTTTAGTAATACCATTGCGCTCTCCTATCTGAAAAACCAACTTCTTTTCCCCTACCGAAAACTTTCCATCAGATTTAGCAATAGCTACCAAATTGGCAATGTGGCTTTTTATGCCTTTTGTCTTTTTACTCTCAAACAGTTCCATATATAATCTAATTTTTTACAAACATAAGCCTTTAACCTTTAATATCACAAATAATACAATTAATAAAGTAAAACAACCTAATAAATTACCTTAATAAATAAATAAAGTACAATTCAACCTTACCATATGTATTATTAAATAAAATAGCAAAATCTTTCAAAAGTCTTAAACGCATCTAAACATATGAAAAGAAAAACAACAGCTATTTTTTTTTAAAAAAGCATACATTTTTATAACTTCCAAAGTTTCCGCACATGGATAAACCAGCAATGCACTTATCAAAATTCAGGCCAATTTCTTTATCTTTACAAGTATGCTGAAAATATTAGCCATACTGATCCTTGCATTGACGCCAGCCTATGCAGAAAGCCTTATCCAAAACGGCAGTTTTGAGAACGGCGCTCAGCATTGGAGCAACTGGAGGCCACCTGGCCTACCCACGGGCTATGTTTTTGATATTTCTGCAGATTATGACAAATATGGTATTGAGCAAGCTCCAGAAGGCTCTTTTTTTGCTGAGGTAGACCACGAAAGCAACTTCAGCCAAACCGTAAGTACTCATCCTGGAGAAAGCTACAAATTAAGATTTGCCATTGGGCGTAGAGGAAACTTGAACCACGACCGCTGGTTTCGGGTACTTATAAATGGAAGGGAAGTCTTTGAAAAACTGGTAAATAAAGAAACAATTGAACATGGGTTTGCTTACGAAGAACTAACCTATACAGCACAGCTCGAAGAAACCACCATCAGTTTCTATGTTTACGGAAAGACAGGAAATCCAACACACGGGGTGCTTTTAGACGATATATCCTTTACCCATAATCTAAAATATAAGTTTGACGAAAAACAAATCCACCTAATTACTGGCAAAATTATTGACCATGCTACCGAGCAACCTCTAAAAGCTTTGGTAAACTATACATTAAACACAAGCACCAAAGGCTATACATGGTCTGACCCTTTGAACGGAAATTTTCAACTTGCCACCTTAAACCCGTTCCAAATATCTTTGTCTATATATTTGCGAGGCTACCAGCCATACACCAACCAGTATACTTATCACGAAATGAAAGACCAAGTACTGGAAATAAGGCTAAGGCCAGTGGAAAAAACAGTTCTGAAAAATGTCCTTTTTGATCAATCTTCAGCAAACCTTAAGCAGAGTTCCTATTACACACTGGACAGTTTAGCCAGTTTCCTCTTGGAGCATCCTGACATAAAAATAAAACTTACCGGGCATACAGAGAACACAGGCAGCCGTGATGCCAACCTCAAGCTCTCGGAAAAGCGCGCCCAAGAAGTTCAAAAATACCTAAGCAATCAAGGAGTATCAAACAAAAGAATTCTCATAGAAGGAAAAGGGTCTTCTGAACCTTTGGCTGAAAACAATACGCCGGAAAATCAAGCTTTAAACAGGAGGGTCGAATTAGAGATCATTGAATAACAGAAACTAAACCTTAAAAAAACATAAACCGTAAAAACAAAGACCTAGTTTATATCAAGGCCAATCCCCTACACAACCATCAAACCGTTTTAATCCATGATGAAACACTTAATCTTTCCAATTCTCTTTTTTATACATCTAACCGTTTCCGCCCAAAACTTTCCAGGGGGCTTCAACTTTCAACTTCCACCTTTTGACAGCACCACCCAACAGTTTCTCCCTCAATTCCCCAAAGTGCCTATCAACCATAACACCTTTATAAAAGCAGATCAGGCTGGCAAATCAACAAATAATTTTTATTGAACCTTTAAACAGAATGGGGGCATTTCAAGTTTACCTATACCCTACCGAACCTGTTCAACATCAACCGGTAGGAAAAAAATATGAATGGACTAAAGATTTGGCTGTTTATCGGTGTTATCGCCTGCTCAATAGTTTTGCCTAAAAACGCCTACACACAAAACGCGCAAAAGGCCATTTTAGAAATTGGAGGCACTGTTGGGCTATCAAAATATTTTGGAGACTTGAACCAACGTCTGTTTTCACCAGGCATACATTCCGCCTGGGGTATCTTTTTGCGCTACAATGCCAACAAGCACCTTGCACTCAGGACTTCTTTGCTCTATACCCGCCTTCAAGGAAATGATGCCCACAGCAGAAACATCGAAGACAGAATCAGAAACTTGAGCTTCACAACAGTTTTACCTGAACTGTCACTGACAGGAGAAGTATATTTAACAGACCGGTACAACCGTAAGCTGTCGCCCTACCTCCAAGCCGGCATAGGTGTTTTCTACTTCAATCCAACCACCAAGTACAAAGGAGCAAATGTCCAGCTACAGCCTTTAGGAACAGAAGGACAAGGGATAGAAGGCTATCCATCCAGATATTCGAGAACGGCAATTGCAGGCATTATAGGCGCAGGAGTCAGTTATAATATTTCACCGAAAATAAACCTTGCGTTTGAGATAGCCTACCGCTTCACCTCTACCAATTATTTGGATGATGTTGGGGGAGTCTATCCCAATAGAGGAGACCTTCATGAACACAATGAACCACTGGCAGCTTTTTTGACCGACCGTTCGCAAGAAGCGGCGTTAAAAGACCAAGCGCTTATGCAATATATAGAAGAAAATTACGGAGGCATTTCTGTAGATGAAAATGGCTACCCATACATCCCTGGCCTCACAGACGAAGGAAATTTCAGAGGCAACAACAGAAGTGACCAGTTTTTGATCGTATCATTCGCAATAAGCTATACTATTAAATAACTAACACTTGCGCATGCGAAGCTTGGCTTTTTGGGCAATTATTTCTTCCACCGTTTTCTTTTCTATTTTACTTTCCAGCCATGATATAATATCGAAATAAATAAAAGCCCGCTTTTCATAGGGATTATCCGCCAATGGCAATAATCTGCTTTTCAATAAACGAAACTTCTCAATAAGTTGATTATCTTCAATTTCATGAGTCAACTCTTTTAAGAAAGAAAGAATGTAACGCTGAAACTGCTGCAAGTTCTTTTTCTTAAGTAGGTAGCGGTAAGTCGAAATAACATAATACCTAATTAGATCCCGGTTACCCAATTCATAATGACAAACAAGGTGAATAATTCTGGAAAAAGAATGCAAGTCTTCTCTAACCTCGTCGTGAGGTGTATTGATAAGCCGGTTAATCCACTTAAGAGATTTATGGAAATCACCAGCACCAAAATACAAGCAAGCGATCTTATAGCTTAAAATCAGTCCAGAATGGTGGTCCAAGGAATCTAAAAGCTGAAGCAATTCATTGTTATCTTCTAAAATCGCCTCGATGCCTATAGAAAAGTTACCATCCATAAAAAACCTATTGATCTCATGCATGTAATAATACTTCAGCAAGCGAATTCTCGTACTTTCGTTGATGTTCAAGCTTTTATCATCCGCCACCGACTGCAAAATTTTATTAGTCTCTACAAATTCATCATATTTATTTAGCTTAAACTGAGCAATAAGCAAATTATTGATAGCTTTAATGTATCCCTCTGTATCTGACACACGCAATGACTGTTGTTTTTGATAAAGAGAAGCAAGTTTGCAGGCATATTGATACCCATTTTCAAAATCTTGGACAAAAAAGTAATATCCTGCATATAAGCGGTAAAGGTGAAGATATTCTGTCACCCCCATCGACACCTGGTTAGCTTGCGCCAAACTGTTCTCAAAAAAAGCCTTTACCTTCAAATAGTCTTCCTCGTCTTTGATATAACCCGT is from Cytophagaceae bacterium ABcell3 and encodes:
- a CDS encoding OmpA family protein; the protein is MLKILAILILALTPAYAESLIQNGSFENGAQHWSNWRPPGLPTGYVFDISADYDKYGIEQAPEGSFFAEVDHESNFSQTVSTHPGESYKLRFAIGRRGNLNHDRWFRVLINGREVFEKLVNKETIEHGFAYEELTYTAQLEETTISFYVYGKTGNPTHGVLLDDISFTHNLKYKFDEKQIHLITGKIIDHATEQPLKALVNYTLNTSTKGYTWSDPLNGNFQLATLNPFQISLSIYLRGYQPYTNQYTYHEMKDQVLEIRLRPVEKTVLKNVLFDQSSANLKQSSYYTLDSLASFLLEHPDIKIKLTGHTENTGSRDANLKLSEKRAQEVQKYLSNQGVSNKRILIEGKGSSEPLAENNTPENQALNRRVELEIIE
- a CDS encoding DUF6089 family protein gives rise to the protein MNGLKIWLFIGVIACSIVLPKNAYTQNAQKAILEIGGTVGLSKYFGDLNQRLFSPGIHSAWGIFLRYNANKHLALRTSLLYTRLQGNDAHSRNIEDRIRNLSFTTVLPELSLTGEVYLTDRYNRKLSPYLQAGIGVFYFNPTTKYKGANVQLQPLGTEGQGIEGYPSRYSRTAIAGIIGAGVSYNISPKINLAFEIAYRFTSTNYLDDVGGVYPNRGDLHEHNEPLAAFLTDRSQEAALKDQALMQYIEENYGGISVDENGYPYIPGLTDEGNFRGNNRSDQFLIVSFAISYTIK